A DNA window from Polyangiaceae bacterium contains the following coding sequences:
- a CDS encoding 1-acyl-sn-glycerol-3-phosphate acyltransferase, with amino-acid sequence MRRQDRERAQIEAATRVVDRIVAKAKNQDDLEAVLSDTLYWERQRLERERKDKPRIKADIAFYQDMSRRMRHAAEHDQRALLDRIARRFAGEIVGSFDDRVYRVSTTAVPALLGLMLGATTPGRLRSLATMRRGLSDHVEVQGAIDRLKRLGKLGTLIVVPTHSSHLDSLVLGYAVHLLGMPPLLYGAGLNLFENPVLSYFMNNLGAYRVDRKKKDSLYKDVLKEYATVALEFGYDNLFFPGGTRSRSGMVEQHLKRGLLGTGIRAFVNNLRAGKDKPNMYVVPCTISYKLVLEAETLIDDYLKEVGKSRYIIEDDEFSRPRRVLEFMKELASLDARVVITFGEPLDLVGNPVDDEGRSLDPRGRIVDARSYVMVDGEPEHDAQRDAEFTNELSREIAIEFLRHNVVMSTHLVGLASTRLLTRKNPDVDQYRLLRTGGSSPCFTLEEICKEIEVVRDAISTLPAGPRLSHELSSSSPLPILEDSLKAYGCYHARPALERRGDRVFHEDRNLLLYYGNRLRGYDLGRALGAN; translated from the coding sequence ATGCGTCGACAGGATCGAGAGCGCGCGCAAATCGAAGCGGCGACCCGAGTGGTGGACCGCATCGTCGCCAAGGCCAAGAACCAAGACGACCTCGAGGCGGTGCTCAGTGACACCCTCTACTGGGAGCGCCAACGGCTGGAGCGCGAGCGCAAAGACAAGCCGCGCATCAAGGCGGACATCGCATTCTACCAGGACATGTCCCGCCGAATGCGTCACGCCGCGGAACACGACCAACGCGCTTTGCTCGACCGCATTGCACGACGTTTCGCTGGTGAAATCGTCGGCAGCTTCGACGACCGCGTCTACCGCGTCTCCACCACCGCCGTCCCGGCCCTGTTGGGACTGATGCTCGGCGCAACGACTCCAGGGCGGCTGCGCAGCCTCGCGACCATGCGTCGCGGTCTCTCGGACCACGTGGAAGTGCAAGGCGCCATCGATCGTCTGAAGCGCCTCGGCAAACTAGGAACCCTGATCGTCGTTCCAACGCACTCCTCACACCTCGACAGTCTGGTTCTGGGCTATGCGGTTCACCTGTTGGGCATGCCTCCCCTGCTCTACGGCGCGGGCTTAAACCTCTTCGAGAACCCGGTGCTGTCCTACTTCATGAACAACTTGGGCGCCTACCGGGTCGACCGCAAGAAGAAGGATTCGCTCTACAAGGACGTGCTGAAGGAGTACGCGACGGTCGCCCTGGAGTTCGGCTACGACAACCTGTTCTTCCCCGGCGGGACTCGTAGCCGCAGCGGCATGGTGGAGCAGCATTTGAAGCGCGGCCTGCTCGGGACCGGCATCCGCGCCTTCGTCAACAACCTGCGTGCTGGCAAGGACAAGCCGAACATGTACGTGGTTCCCTGCACCATCTCTTACAAGCTGGTGCTGGAGGCCGAAACGCTCATCGACGACTACCTGAAGGAAGTCGGCAAGTCGCGCTACATCATCGAGGACGACGAATTCTCTCGGCCGCGTCGGGTGCTGGAGTTCATGAAGGAACTTGCCTCCCTCGACGCGCGTGTGGTGATCACCTTCGGAGAGCCCCTCGACCTGGTTGGCAATCCCGTGGATGACGAGGGGCGCAGCCTGGATCCCCGCGGTCGCATCGTGGACGCCCGCAGCTACGTGATGGTCGACGGCGAGCCCGAGCACGACGCGCAACGCGACGCCGAGTTCACCAACGAGCTGTCGCGTGAGATCGCCATCGAGTTCTTGCGGCACAACGTGGTGATGTCGACACACCTCGTGGGCCTGGCTTCGACACGCCTGCTGACCCGCAAGAATCCCGACGTCGACCAGTATCGGTTGCTGCGGACTGGCGGCAGCAGCCCCTGCTTCACTCTCGAAGAGATCTGCAAGGAGATCGAGGTCGTACGCGACGCCATCTCGACCCTGCCGGCGGGACCCCGCCTGAGCCACGAACTTTCGAGCTCCAGCCCGCTGCCGATCCTGGAGGATTCCCTGAAGGCCTACGGCTGCTACCACGCACGCCCCGCCCTGGAACGACGGGGGGATCGCGTGTTCCACGAGGATCGCAACCTGTTGCTCTACTACGGCAACCGACTTCGTGGCTATGACCTGGGTCGTGCTTTGGGAGCGAACTGA
- a CDS encoding L,D-transpeptidase — MRHVSRTAWRALGLSLWSLCWITGCDQASDLLSQDTPGAAKVKAENGGADVAEEDWSAIPVPAADNPKLAPISFVTPVYPKPDKQSEPTGYLRVGARVARSREPVSKRDCPEGWYAIRPVGFVCVGPDATVKLDHPVARAIQVEPNLAWPMPYRYAFARSIAPNYLRVPSKAEQFQYEMRLERHLRNYKKLRERWDALDVGANDVPLDDNGYGIGAIPDHAKPMDESVRFGGNGKDEVPWWLVGERRIPNLSSFRAPPYAVIANRVKRHAGVALIGTFVAGDAAQNRRFAISTDGRMLPADKLKADSGSPFHGQPIKDVGLPVAFARKAGATWWDLKGSDLEHGERLGWREYIPLTGIVKEIQGVRMVEAKNGRWLRSSDLKVAAKPRALPSWARKGVRWIDISIVSQTMVLWEGDRPVYATLVSTGKDGLGEPGKTLSTPRGTFRVYQKHVTTTMDSDVADHEFELRDVPWVMYFKGGYALHGAYWHDDFGRVRSHGCVNIAPIDARIAFRWAGPDVPEHWHAAYAGDTFGQGTIVNIHP; from the coding sequence ATGAGGCACGTATCACGCACGGCCTGGCGGGCGCTGGGTCTCTCGCTCTGGAGCCTGTGTTGGATCACCGGCTGCGATCAGGCCAGCGATCTGCTGAGTCAGGACACGCCCGGCGCGGCCAAGGTGAAAGCGGAAAACGGTGGCGCGGACGTGGCCGAGGAAGACTGGTCCGCGATCCCGGTTCCAGCTGCGGACAATCCGAAACTTGCGCCCATCTCTTTCGTCACTCCCGTCTATCCCAAGCCCGACAAGCAGTCTGAACCTACCGGCTACTTGCGGGTCGGGGCCCGAGTGGCGCGTTCGCGCGAGCCTGTGAGCAAGCGGGACTGTCCGGAGGGGTGGTATGCCATCCGTCCCGTCGGTTTCGTGTGCGTGGGTCCCGACGCGACGGTCAAGCTGGATCACCCGGTCGCCCGCGCGATACAGGTCGAGCCGAACCTGGCGTGGCCGATGCCGTACCGCTACGCCTTCGCTCGGTCCATCGCCCCAAACTACCTGCGTGTCCCGAGCAAGGCCGAGCAGTTCCAGTACGAAATGCGCTTGGAGCGGCACTTGCGCAACTACAAGAAGTTGCGCGAGCGCTGGGATGCTCTCGACGTTGGTGCGAACGACGTGCCTCTGGATGACAACGGCTACGGTATTGGCGCCATCCCGGATCACGCCAAGCCCATGGACGAAAGTGTGCGCTTTGGCGGCAACGGCAAAGACGAAGTCCCGTGGTGGCTCGTGGGAGAGCGCCGCATTCCCAACTTGAGTTCATTCCGCGCGCCCCCCTACGCCGTCATCGCCAATCGCGTGAAGCGTCACGCGGGCGTGGCACTGATCGGGACCTTCGTCGCAGGGGACGCGGCGCAGAATCGCCGCTTCGCCATCAGTACTGATGGGCGCATGCTCCCCGCGGACAAGTTGAAAGCCGACTCGGGGTCGCCCTTCCACGGTCAGCCAATCAAAGACGTTGGCCTGCCCGTCGCGTTTGCGCGCAAGGCGGGCGCGACGTGGTGGGATTTGAAGGGAAGCGATCTCGAGCATGGCGAACGGCTCGGCTGGCGCGAGTACATCCCGCTAACTGGCATCGTCAAAGAGATCCAGGGGGTGCGGATGGTCGAGGCCAAGAACGGCCGCTGGTTGCGCAGCTCGGACCTGAAGGTCGCAGCAAAGCCGCGCGCGCTGCCTTCTTGGGCACGCAAAGGAGTCAGGTGGATCGACATTTCCATCGTCAGCCAGACGATGGTCCTTTGGGAAGGCGATCGACCCGTCTACGCGACCCTGGTTTCTACCGGCAAGGATGGCCTGGGTGAGCCTGGCAAGACCCTGAGCACGCCGCGAGGCACGTTCCGCGTGTACCAAAAGCACGTCACGACCACCATGGACTCGGACGTGGCGGACCACGAGTTCGAGTTGCGCGACGTGCCCTGGGTCATGTACTTCAAAGGTGGATACGCGCTGCACGGCGCCTACTGGCACGATGACTTCGGTCGAGTGCGGTCCCATGGCTGCGTGAACATCGCTCCGATCGACGCACGCATCGCTTTCCGTTGGGCGGGGCCGGACGTGCCCGAGCACTGGCACGCTGCGTACGCCGGCGACACATTCGGCCAAGGCACCATCGTAAACATCCACCCGTGA
- a CDS encoding SCP2 sterol-binding domain-containing protein encodes MATAKEKMDEAKTKIEANKDAAQGIGAVYKFVLSGDGGGTWVMNLKDNPGVTEGEGDAQCTIKMDAGDYVNMVEGKANGQQLFFSGKLKIEGDMGLAMKLQKLTDVLK; translated from the coding sequence ATGGCAACTGCAAAAGAAAAGATGGACGAGGCCAAGACCAAGATCGAAGCCAACAAAGACGCGGCCCAGGGAATCGGCGCGGTCTACAAGTTCGTGCTGTCCGGTGACGGAGGCGGAACCTGGGTGATGAACCTGAAGGACAACCCCGGCGTGACCGAGGGTGAGGGCGACGCGCAGTGCACCATCAAGATGGACGCGGGCGACTACGTCAACATGGTGGAAGGCAAGGCCAACGGCCAGCAACTGTTCTTCAGCGGCAAGCTGAAGATCGAGGGCGACATGGGACTGGCCATGAAGCTCCAGAAGTTGACCGACGTTCTGAAGTGA
- a CDS encoding NAD(P)H-dependent glycerol-3-phosphate dehydrogenase: MNRKHDETIGVIGAGSWGTTLAVVAAEHGKTYLHCRRREVADELNQRRVNETYLPGVELPPALEATDDLERIAKECQFILFVVPSHGFRATARVLGAWVTGEHVVVHATKGIEQGTHKRMSEVLREETCLRKIGVLSGPNLARELAQHHPTGTLVASAYDEVYQRAHAALHNDYFRVYGGRDVIGAEVAGAFKNIVALAAGVAAGLSLGENTKALLLTRGLSEMARFGVSMGGDLLTFGGMAGMGDLIATCSSPLSRNHQVGARLAAGESLEKIQSEMKMVAEGVKTTRAVHEYARQKGLDLPIVAAVHRLLYEGGDVPTLLKDLMSIPTGREFVTLGAA, from the coding sequence ATGAATCGCAAGCATGACGAGACCATCGGCGTCATCGGCGCGGGCAGCTGGGGCACGACCTTGGCCGTGGTCGCGGCGGAGCACGGCAAGACCTACCTCCACTGCCGCCGCCGCGAAGTTGCCGATGAGCTGAACCAGCGACGCGTCAACGAGACCTACCTGCCCGGCGTGGAACTGCCACCCGCGCTGGAGGCCACGGATGACCTGGAACGCATCGCCAAGGAGTGTCAGTTCATCCTGTTCGTCGTGCCGAGTCACGGCTTTCGCGCGACGGCACGCGTACTGGGTGCGTGGGTCACGGGCGAGCACGTGGTGGTGCATGCGACCAAAGGCATCGAGCAGGGTACCCACAAGCGGATGAGCGAGGTGCTTCGCGAGGAAACCTGCCTGCGCAAGATCGGCGTCCTGTCGGGACCCAACCTGGCCCGCGAGCTGGCGCAGCACCACCCCACGGGCACGCTGGTGGCCTCCGCCTACGACGAAGTGTACCAGCGTGCGCACGCCGCGCTGCACAACGACTACTTCCGTGTGTACGGCGGACGCGATGTGATCGGTGCGGAGGTGGCCGGCGCCTTCAAGAACATCGTCGCGCTCGCCGCAGGCGTCGCCGCTGGCCTGTCCCTGGGAGAGAACACCAAGGCGCTGCTGCTCACCCGCGGCCTGTCCGAGATGGCGCGCTTTGGTGTGTCGATGGGAGGCGATTTGCTCACCTTTGGCGGCATGGCCGGCATGGGCGATTTGATCGCGACCTGTTCCTCACCCCTGTCACGCAATCACCAAGTGGGCGCGCGCCTCGCCGCGGGTGAAAGTCTGGAGAAGATCCAGAGCGAGATGAAGATGGTGGCAGAGGGCGTCAAGACGACACGGGCCGTTCACGAGTATGCCCGCCAGAAGGGGTTGGACCTGCCGATCGTCGCGGCGGTGCACCGCTTGCTCTACGAAGGCGGGGACGTCCCGACGCTGCTCAAGGACCTGATGAGCATCCCGACCGGGCGGGAGTTCGTCACCCTGGGCGCCGCCTGA
- a CDS encoding DUF393 domain-containing protein, whose amino-acid sequence MKHRESLPRTSAPAPLRHVGQWGSHCRVLYDADCGVCSATARLLQRLDRRGRLELLPARSPGVWPEALDLDWQERSLVTITARGVSVEAAAVADVLAALPGGRITATIARLPGVSCALGACYRWVAKRRMRISRLLGLSACRIAPR is encoded by the coding sequence ATGAAACACCGGGAATCGCTGCCACGCACCTCGGCTCCAGCGCCGCTCCGACATGTAGGGCAATGGGGGTCGCACTGCCGTGTCCTCTACGACGCGGACTGCGGCGTCTGTTCGGCGACCGCGCGCTTGCTGCAGCGCTTGGACCGCCGTGGGCGGCTCGAACTTCTTCCTGCCCGCAGTCCCGGGGTGTGGCCCGAAGCGCTCGATTTGGACTGGCAAGAGCGCAGCTTGGTGACGATCACTGCGCGCGGCGTCAGCGTCGAGGCTGCCGCCGTGGCGGACGTGTTGGCGGCGCTGCCCGGGGGGCGAATCACCGCGACGATCGCGCGGCTCCCGGGCGTCTCTTGCGCCTTGGGCGCCTGCTATCGCTGGGTAGCCAAGCGGCGCATGCGGATCTCGCGTTTGCTCGGACTCAGCGCTTGCCGCATTGCACCGCGCTGA
- a CDS encoding prolyl oligopeptidase family serine peptidase, with amino-acid sequence MKRRALLVSLLPIATSCAPPPLHPEPLAASGPTAAVGDVLVMTQPSPYPLTRRQDIVDTLFGARVSDPYRWLEDGDDDAVKSWVLAQNAHTARVLGALPQRQGLLERLEALLRIGEISLPAVRRTSNGTRYFYTRREGEQNQPVLKIRDGAGGGERTLFDPNLQSDKQLVALDWYMPSWEGALVAYGTSEAGSEESTLRVRDVASGRDLPDEISRARYSSVCFLPGGKRFYYSRFPAPGSVPAGEEKYHRRIYEHVLGRDPEQDPLVFAAETMTDFPSCVISPNGRWLVVRVHQGWSKSRVYLADTATKPLKFIELTTNQEHVYDPVVTDDAVWIRSNENAGRYRLDVVDPAKPRREHWKPVVAEHAKDVLADFNIVAKQVVVHYLAAGASRVERFDLAGKPLGPLTLPSLGTSNGASGLTDGDDIFFDFETVTTAPTVFRYRATTSERTEFARVETPFAQNAFVLQQRAAVSRDGTRVPYLLVHRRELDLQRGPHPTLLYGYGGFNVSLQPRFSRTLIAWLEAGGVYVQANLRGGGELGEAWHRAGQLERKQNVFDDFYAIAETLIRDGVTSSATLAAHGRSNGGLLAAAAVTQRPDLFGAVVSSVPLTDMLRFDRFLIAKLWESEYGSPSNPEHFRFLRAYSPYHNVRDGERYPAVLVTTAEGDTRVDPMHARKFAAALQHASGSGLPVLLRTELESGHGQGKPTRLVAEEQADIYAFLLSQLARPAE; translated from the coding sequence GTGAAGCGCCGTGCCTTGCTCGTCAGCTTGCTTCCGATCGCCACGAGCTGCGCGCCACCTCCCTTGCATCCGGAGCCCTTGGCCGCCTCCGGCCCAACTGCCGCCGTCGGTGATGTACTCGTCATGACTCAGCCCTCGCCCTACCCCCTCACACGCCGACAGGACATCGTCGACACCTTGTTCGGTGCACGCGTCTCCGACCCCTACCGCTGGCTCGAAGACGGCGACGATGACGCCGTCAAGAGTTGGGTTCTGGCTCAGAACGCCCACACCGCGCGGGTACTCGGCGCCCTGCCACAGCGGCAGGGCCTGCTCGAGAGGCTCGAGGCACTACTGCGCATCGGCGAGATCTCGCTGCCAGCGGTGCGTCGCACCTCGAACGGAACGCGCTACTTCTACACCCGACGGGAGGGCGAGCAGAACCAGCCGGTGCTGAAGATTCGCGACGGTGCCGGTGGCGGCGAGCGCACGCTTTTCGACCCCAATCTCCAAAGTGACAAGCAGCTCGTGGCGCTGGATTGGTACATGCCGTCCTGGGAGGGCGCACTTGTCGCCTACGGCACCAGCGAAGCAGGCAGCGAGGAGAGTACGCTACGTGTGCGGGACGTAGCCAGCGGCCGAGACTTGCCCGACGAGATCAGCCGAGCGCGCTACTCCTCCGTCTGCTTCTTGCCAGGGGGCAAACGCTTCTACTACTCGCGCTTTCCCGCTCCTGGCAGCGTGCCAGCGGGAGAAGAGAAGTATCACCGTCGCATCTACGAACACGTGTTGGGCCGTGACCCCGAGCAAGATCCGCTGGTGTTCGCCGCCGAGACGATGACGGACTTCCCTAGTTGCGTGATCTCGCCGAATGGTCGTTGGCTGGTCGTGCGCGTGCACCAAGGCTGGAGCAAGAGCCGAGTGTATTTGGCGGACACGGCGACCAAGCCCCTGAAGTTCATCGAACTCACCACCAACCAGGAACACGTCTACGACCCGGTCGTCACGGACGACGCAGTGTGGATCCGAAGCAACGAAAACGCTGGACGCTACCGCTTGGACGTCGTCGACCCGGCGAAGCCCAGGCGCGAACACTGGAAGCCAGTCGTCGCCGAACACGCCAAGGACGTTCTCGCCGACTTCAACATCGTCGCTAAGCAAGTCGTGGTCCACTACCTGGCCGCAGGCGCTAGCCGCGTCGAGCGCTTCGACCTGGCCGGCAAGCCCTTGGGCCCCCTCACGCTGCCGAGCCTGGGCACGTCGAACGGAGCCTCTGGGCTGACGGATGGTGACGACATCTTCTTCGACTTCGAGACGGTCACGACCGCCCCGACCGTGTTTCGATATCGAGCGACCACGAGCGAGCGCACGGAGTTCGCACGCGTAGAGACCCCTTTCGCCCAGAATGCCTTCGTCTTGCAGCAGAGAGCCGCCGTGAGTCGTGACGGTACGCGCGTCCCCTATCTTCTCGTTCACCGCCGGGAACTGGATCTCCAACGAGGTCCGCACCCGACGCTGCTGTACGGCTACGGTGGATTCAACGTCAGCCTGCAGCCACGCTTTTCGCGCACCCTCATCGCTTGGCTCGAAGCCGGCGGCGTCTACGTGCAAGCCAACCTGCGCGGCGGCGGCGAACTCGGCGAAGCTTGGCACCGCGCGGGTCAACTCGAGCGCAAGCAGAACGTATTCGACGACTTCTATGCCATCGCAGAGACGCTCATCCGCGACGGCGTCACCTCCAGCGCGACACTGGCGGCGCACGGGCGTTCCAACGGCGGCCTGCTCGCCGCTGCCGCAGTGACCCAGCGCCCGGATCTGTTTGGCGCCGTGGTGAGCAGCGTGCCATTGACGGACATGCTGCGTTTCGATCGCTTCCTGATCGCCAAGCTGTGGGAATCCGAGTACGGCTCCCCGTCCAATCCGGAACACTTTCGCTTCCTGCGCGCCTACTCGCCCTATCACAACGTCCGTGACGGCGAGCGCTACCCTGCCGTGCTCGTCACCACTGCGGAAGGCGACACCCGCGTGGACCCGATGCACGCCCGCAAGTTCGCCGCCGCGCTGCAGCACGCGTCGGGGTCGGGACTGCCCGTGTTGCTGCGCACCGAGCTGGAGTCCGGCCACGGCCAGGGCAAGCCAACACGGCTGGTGGCCGAAGAACAGGCCGACATCTACGCCTTCCTGCTGTCACAGCTAGCCCGACCAGCCGAATAG
- a CDS encoding lysophospholipid acyltransferase family protein has product MTLWHLSRAIVETAMISVPTVADSALGRVTTRACDERLDRWSRRLLDQAKIELRAYDVESLPPGETFVVMSNHQSLYDIPVVFQALGRRVRMVAKKELFHVPVWAKAMKAAGFVEVDRKNRGAAIESLKHARLALKEGTNIWIAPEGTRSRTGKLLPFKKGGFHLSLETGARILPLTIVGTRDILLAKGWTVHPGGIVELYVGEPVDPAHYGDERKDELIAEVRRRILRRMPSELQD; this is encoded by the coding sequence ATGACGCTCTGGCATCTCTCTCGTGCAATCGTCGAGACGGCCATGATCAGTGTTCCCACAGTCGCTGATTCGGCCCTCGGTCGCGTCACCACGCGAGCATGCGACGAGCGGCTCGACCGTTGGTCGCGGCGACTGCTCGATCAGGCAAAGATCGAACTCAGAGCCTACGACGTCGAGAGCTTGCCACCCGGCGAAACCTTCGTGGTGATGAGCAACCATCAATCGCTGTATGACATTCCGGTGGTCTTCCAGGCACTCGGGCGACGTGTTCGCATGGTTGCCAAGAAGGAACTGTTTCACGTGCCGGTGTGGGCGAAGGCGATGAAGGCCGCTGGCTTCGTGGAGGTCGATCGCAAGAACCGCGGCGCTGCCATCGAGAGCCTCAAGCACGCCCGCCTCGCGTTGAAGGAGGGCACCAACATCTGGATCGCGCCCGAGGGCACCCGCAGCCGCACGGGAAAGCTCTTGCCCTTCAAGAAGGGTGGCTTCCATTTGTCCCTCGAGACCGGCGCGCGGATCCTGCCCCTGACCATCGTCGGGACGCGAGACATCTTGCTGGCAAAGGGATGGACCGTGCACCCCGGTGGAATCGTGGAGCTGTACGTCGGGGAACCGGTCGACCCAGCGCACTACGGGGACGAGCGCAAGGACGAACTCATTGCCGAGGTGCGCCGGCGCATCCTCCGGCGAATGCCGTCGGAGTTGCAGGACTGA
- a CDS encoding GntR family transcriptional regulator has protein sequence MKPSGRARLSSYPPARGRGASPRRATRAAEVAELLKRRILSGAFAPGDKIPAETALASELSVHRFTVREAMNQLEQMHLIARRAGVGTVVLDYGEHAGIEVVEYLAVSPEGVVDTKVLSDLLEFARVLGAEIAGLAAERRSDADLSRLELAVLKLKRETVLSKLLWLDFELHVALAAAANNLIPRLLLNGIRRLLEKYTPYLESLWVEPGSIMSRYQDVVAAVGARDAERARALMRDVWTERHALFVASFKDSSGASSHAASST, from the coding sequence GTGAAGCCGAGCGGCCGAGCACGCCTGTCGAGCTACCCTCCCGCCCGCGGGCGCGGCGCCTCACCTCGACGTGCCACCCGCGCCGCGGAAGTCGCGGAGCTGCTCAAACGACGCATTCTCTCTGGTGCGTTCGCCCCGGGAGACAAGATCCCGGCAGAGACCGCGCTGGCGAGCGAGCTCTCGGTGCACCGCTTCACCGTGCGTGAGGCGATGAATCAGCTGGAGCAAATGCACCTCATCGCGCGCCGCGCCGGCGTTGGTACCGTCGTGCTCGACTACGGGGAGCACGCGGGAATCGAGGTCGTGGAGTACCTGGCCGTTTCGCCCGAGGGCGTCGTGGATACCAAGGTGCTGTCGGACTTGCTCGAGTTCGCGCGGGTGCTCGGCGCAGAGATCGCCGGACTCGCCGCCGAGCGCCGCAGTGATGCCGACCTGTCGCGACTGGAGCTCGCGGTGCTGAAGCTGAAGCGCGAGACCGTCCTCAGCAAGCTGCTGTGGCTCGACTTCGAACTCCACGTCGCCCTGGCGGCGGCCGCCAACAACCTGATCCCGCGCTTGCTGTTGAACGGCATCCGCCGGCTGCTCGAAAAGTACACCCCCTATCTGGAGAGCCTATGGGTCGAACCGGGTTCGATCATGAGCCGCTACCAGGACGTCGTGGCAGCCGTGGGAGCGCGAGACGCCGAGCGCGCTCGCGCTTTGATGCGCGACGTATGGACCGAACGCCACGCCCTGTTCGTGGCTTCCTTCAAGGATTCCTCTGGGGCTTCGTCGCACGCGGCAAGCTCGACCTAA
- a CDS encoding DUF4339 domain-containing protein has protein sequence MKRTMIGGLGGPGLDAEPELPAAAEPPAPAPAAPKAEPPRPGAPAAIASAPRPAGGSGAGSIKRTMIGLSPLDADEPRAPMPPMAEIEPAPEPPRLGAAAEWTVAITDDQHEDLTTSEVVELYVRGGIDHETFIWAEGMDDWQQPWDIPTLEAELRKRGFVPPSEGEPVIPHADFDADDEHTVVAQGPPFSVRPPQPSGGWHEPGDWELLPGEAEAEVGFEDVTVSMDAPRAALLLRQSGSDGVDDGGTDTDVDALLAGARPAATPYAQPSLSMPDDSYDVTHEMVRPDDAALAQAARGEPLDFHVPAPVTAAPFPSEPHHAPSTPIVHELSSAPGHPMPPAPPGYPQMHPPAGPVPAPPARKGGSGWFIFVLILILLLSAVAVSYVTHEPAQLWDRLPI, from the coding sequence ATGAAGCGGACGATGATCGGCGGTCTCGGCGGCCCCGGACTCGATGCGGAACCGGAGTTGCCTGCCGCGGCAGAGCCGCCCGCGCCCGCCCCCGCGGCTCCGAAGGCCGAGCCCCCGCGTCCTGGTGCGCCGGCGGCCATCGCCAGCGCGCCGCGACCCGCGGGGGGCTCGGGCGCCGGATCGATCAAGCGCACGATGATCGGACTCTCGCCCCTGGACGCGGACGAGCCCCGCGCGCCGATGCCGCCAATGGCGGAGATCGAGCCAGCCCCGGAGCCTCCGCGATTGGGTGCCGCGGCCGAATGGACCGTGGCGATCACCGACGACCAGCATGAAGACCTCACCACGAGCGAGGTGGTGGAGCTCTACGTGCGTGGCGGCATCGACCATGAGACCTTCATTTGGGCAGAGGGGATGGACGATTGGCAGCAGCCCTGGGACATCCCGACCCTCGAGGCGGAACTACGCAAGCGTGGCTTCGTGCCTCCCTCCGAGGGCGAGCCCGTCATCCCGCATGCGGACTTCGATGCCGATGACGAACACACCGTCGTGGCCCAAGGGCCGCCCTTCTCCGTGCGGCCCCCACAACCCTCTGGGGGCTGGCACGAACCCGGCGATTGGGAGCTGCTGCCGGGTGAAGCGGAAGCCGAAGTAGGTTTCGAGGACGTGACGGTCAGCATGGACGCCCCCCGCGCCGCCTTGCTGCTGCGACAATCCGGAAGTGATGGCGTCGACGACGGCGGTACGGATACCGACGTGGATGCGTTGCTCGCCGGCGCGCGCCCCGCTGCGACGCCCTACGCGCAACCATCGCTGTCGATGCCGGACGACAGCTACGACGTGACCCACGAGATGGTCCGCCCGGACGACGCCGCACTGGCGCAGGCAGCCCGCGGTGAGCCCCTCGACTTCCATGTTCCAGCGCCGGTGACAGCAGCGCCCTTCCCGTCGGAGCCGCACCACGCTCCATCAACGCCCATCGTGCATGAACTGTCGTCGGCACCGGGTCACCCGATGCCTCCGGCTCCCCCCGGCTATCCCCAGATGCACCCGCCCGCGGGACCAGTCCCCGCCCCACCCGCGCGCAAGGGCGGCAGCGGTTGGTTCATCTTCGTCTTGATTCTCATCCTGCTGCTCTCAGCGGTAGCAGTTTCCTATGTCACCCATGAGCCAGCGCAGCTCTGGGACCGGCTCCCCATATGA